The proteins below are encoded in one region of Phaseolus vulgaris cultivar G19833 chromosome 1, P. vulgaris v2.0, whole genome shotgun sequence:
- the LOC137814092 gene encoding ribosome biogenesis protein BRX1 homolog 1-like, with protein sequence MGKKRKHSESSELVAQPKKEDAAPERPTRTLLGWKDKSLVNDEVDDSNVGSPIFRNKEKVLVTCSRRISYRYRHLMLNLVSLLPHCKKDNKVESKETKGATLNELVELKSCSSCLFFECRKQKDLYLWMAKCPSGPSVKFLVSAVHTMEELKLTGNHLKGSRPLLTFSANFEKDAHWKLLKEMLLQIFEIPKDHRKAKPFHDHVFVFSIADDHIWFRNYQISTHHNEADKLPKGGLDKMTLIEVGPRFCLNPIKIFGGSFGGPTLYENPFYVSPNQVRALEKKKKAGKFAKKVKAKTRRKMHEMSNPLEPDEFADMWKD encoded by the exons ATGGGGAAGAAGAGAAAGCACAGTGAGAGTAGTGAACTTGTTGCACAGCCCAAAAAGGAAGATGCTGCTCCAGAGAGACCAACGAGGACCCTTTTGGGTTGGAAGGATAAGAGTCTAGTCAATGATGAAGTCGACGACAGCAACGTTGGTTCACCAATATTCAGGAACAAAGAGAAGGTTTTGGTCACTTGCTCTAGGCGCATCAGTTACAG GTACCGGCATTTGATGTTGAACTTGGTGTCACTTTTGCCGCATTGCAAGAAGGATAACAAGGTTGAATCAAAGGAAACTAAAGGCGCCACCCTGAACGAGCTTGTTGAGCTCAAAAGTTGCTCCTCGTGTTTATTTTTTGag TGCAGGAAGCAAAAAGATCTTTATCTCTGGATGGCCAAATGCCCCAGTGGCCCATCTGTAAAATTTCTAGTTAGTGCGG TGCATACTATGGAGGAGTTGAAGCTAACGGGAAATCACCTAAAAGGTTCCCGTCCTCTTTTGACGTTTTCtgcaaattttgaaaaagatgcACATTGGAAACTGTTAAAGGAGATGTTGTTACAG ATATTCGAAATACCAAAGGACCATAGAAAAGCTAAGCCCTTCCATGatcatgtttttgttttctcaATAGCTGATGACCATATATGGTTCCGTAATTACCAG ATTTCTACTCATCATAATGAAGCAGATAAATTACCAAAGGGAGGCCTTGATAAAATGACATTGATTGAG GTCGGTCCACGATTCTGCTTGAACccaattaaaatatttggtgGCAGTTTTGGAGGCCCAACATTATATGAGAATCCATTCTATGTATCTCCAAATCAG GTTCGAGCTttggagaaaaagaagaaggctGGAAAGTTTGCGAAGAAGGTCAAAGCAAAGACAAGGAGGAAAATGCATGAGATGTCTAATCCTCTGGAGCCTGATGAGTTTGCAGATATGTGGAAAGATTGA
- the LOC137814094 gene encoding tRNA-splicing endonuclease subunit Sen2-1-like: protein MAPRWKGKDAQAKKDAEAEALKEPMSKIVSQLKSSLVQSDTCGLLSDNSVQLAVGVEQLDLLDKACFGRPVRTIEKDKHWFQLSFEEAFYLCYSLKCLKINGSGTGPQNDEELWHYMKSKKETFPCFYKAYSHLRMKNWVVRSGSQYGVDFVIYRHHPSRVHSEYGVLVLSDGEDKDLNGRLRVWSDIHCTTRLVGSVAKILLVLHVNKIGNNNESPLCLANYTVEECTITRWSPEQNCEKM from the coding sequence ATGGCACCAAGATGGAAAGGAAAAGATGCACAAGCTAAAAAGGACGCAGAAGCTGAGGCGCTCAAGGAACCCATGTCAAAGATTGTATCTCAACTTAAGTCTTCTTTAGTTCAATCAGATACTTGTGGACTTCTCTCTGATAATAGTGTACAGTTAGCAGTGGGAGTAGAACAACTTGATCTGCTTGATAAAGCATGCTTTGGTCGACCTGTGAGAACAATTGAAAAGGACAAACACTGGTTTCAATTAAGCTTCGAGGAGGCATTCTACCTATGCTACTCCTTGAAATGCCTTAAGATTAATGGCAGTGGTACTGGTCCCCAAAACGATGAAGAGCTGTGGCATTACATGAAGTCCAAGAAAGAAACATTCCCTTGTTTCTACAAGGCTTATTCCCACCTTCGAATGAAAAACTGGGTAGTGAGGTCAGGATCTCAGTATGGTGTAGACTTTGTTATCTATCGACATCATCCATCTCGGGTCCATTCTGAGTATGGTGTGCTTGTTTTATCAGATGGGGAAGATAAAGATCTGAATGGAAGACTGAGAGTATGGTCTGATATTCATTGCACAACTCGACTTGTTGGAAGTGTTGCAAAAATCTTACTGGTTCTACATGTCAATAAAATTGGTAACAACAACGAATCTCCATTATGTCTTGCAAACTATACCGTTGAAGAGTGCACAATAACCAGATGGAGTCCAGAGCAGAACTGTGAAAAGATGTAG
- the LOC137814087 gene encoding uncharacterized protein, which yields MDPSLKKYMNSLKRQANKSKIATIAGIVPRTTEREVVPVEVVPVPAQGKKRGRSAKVPRTDAPSSSGSPISLLVSSVRVAPRMQFVLRPEDEEIFATIPTLDMVEETVELQCRAAVATRALGDELRRVKTVSIPKLKSQLNESAVSLKDALKAVDEARADAQTVRKEHEALKITFEEVAVGRADAIKEREKLAAEKELLSAQVEQLQGFMLSINEESFRQGVRQVAFFHGVPDDVERYDSNMDVVDGRLMPLGDEEAEENDQTICPTTEMPRADDTVPPEESMQPDDTHDIV from the coding sequence ATGGATCCGAGTTTGAAGAAATATATGAATAGTCTGAAGAGGCAGGCTAATAAGAGTAAGATAGCCACCATCGCCGGGATTGTCCCGCGGACGACTGAGCGGGAGGTCGTTCCGGTGGAGGTTGTCCCTGTTCCTGCTCAAGGAAAGAAGAGGGGACGGTCTGCTAAGGTGCCTCGTACGGACGCTCCGTCCTCGTCGGGCAGTCCCATTAGCTTATTGGTGTCATCCGTCAGGGTGGCACCTAGAATGCAATTTGTCTTGCGTCCGGAGGACGAGGAAATTTTTGCTACCATTCCCACTTTAGATATGGTCGAGGAGACGGTTGAGCTGCAGTGTCGTGCGGCCGTGGCGACCAGGGCTCTTGGGGATGAGCTAAGGAGAGTGAAGACAGTCTCGATTCCAAAACTGAAATCTCAGCTCAACGAATCGGCTGTCTCGTTGAAGGATGCCCTGAAGGCAGTGGACGAAGCCCGGGCTGACGCTCAGACGGTCAGGAAGGAGCATGAGGCTTTAAAGATTACTTTCGAAGAAGTAGCAGTTGGACGGGCAGATGCCATCAAGGAGCGGGAAAAACTGGCCGCGGAGAAAGAATTGTTGAGTGCTCAAGTTGAACAGCTTCAAGGGTTCATGTTGAGCATCAACGAGGAGTCGTTCAGGCAGGGAGTACGGCAGGTCGCCTTTTTCCATGGGGTTCCGGACGACGTTGAGCGATACGACTCGAACATGGATGTGGTGGACGGCCGTCTGATGCCTCTGGGGGACGAGGAGGCCGAAGAGAATGATCAAACCATCTGTCCTACAACTGAGATGCCACGTGCAGATGATACCGTACCGCCGGAGGAGTCGATGCAACCGGATGACACCCATgatattgtttaa
- the LOC137814091 gene encoding uncharacterized protein isoform X1, with protein sequence MNNQLIFLLFFLLTQSLLATSSPPNPILITLSVADFGAAGDASSYDTEPIQSAINSCPEGGPCHVIFPAPGKYLTATVFLKSGVVLVVEPGATILGGSRLEDYPKESLRWYVAVAENATDVGIRGGGVVDGQASKFVVREDPRKNVMVSWNQTGACLGDECRPRLIGFIGCNNVEVSNITLNHPAYWCLHLVRSNNISIKDIAINGDFNIPNNDGIDIEDSNNTVITRCHIDTGDDAICPKSYTGPVHNLTVTDCWIRSKSSAIKLGSASWFDFKHFVFDNITIVDSHRGIGFQIRDGGNVSDIVFSNINISTRYYDPLWWGRAEPIYVTSCPRNSASKEASISDVFFINITANSENGIFLSGSKRGLLRNLRFINMDVTYRRFTNYAGGLLDYRPGCQELVKHRTAGIMMEHIEGLEVKNVEIRWSNNQLEQWNNPLEFKPSTVNNISFLNFSSGFYTDSKSNY encoded by the exons ATGAACAACCAACTCATCTTCCTTCTATTCTTCCTTCTCACCCAATCTCTTCTCGCCACCTCATCACCTCCAAACCCGATCTTAATCACGCTCTCCGTCGCCGACTTCGGCGCCGCCGGTGACGCCAGCAGCTACGACACCGAACCTATCCAGTCGGCCATCAACTCCTGTCCGGAGGGCGGTCCCTGCCACGTCATCTTCCCGGCGCCGGGAAAATACCTGACGGCCACCGTATTCCTGAAATCCGGCGTGGTGCTGGTCGTGGAGCCTGGTGCCACCATCCTGGGCGGCTCCAGGCTGGAGGACTACCCGAAGGAGTCGTTGCGGTGGTACGTGGCGGTGGCGGAGAATGCGACGGACGTGGGAATCCGCGGCGGTGGAGTGGTGGATGGTCAGGCTTCTAAATTCGTAGTGAGGGAAGATCCGAGGAAGAACGTGATGGTTAGTTGGAACCAAACTGGGGCTTGCTTAGGAGACGAATGCAGACCTAGACTCATTGGATTCATTGGTTGCAACAATGTTGAAGTTTCTAACATCACTCTTAACCATCCTGCTTATTGGTG TTTACACTTGGTGCGGAGTAATAACATATCCATTAAAGATATTGCAATTAATGGGGACTTCAACATACCAAACAATGATGGGATTGACATTGAGGACTCAAACAACACAGTAATCACTCGATGCCACATCGATACTGGGGATGATGCAATCTGTCCAAAGTCATACACAGGTCCTGTTCACAACCTTACAGTCACTGACTGTTGGATTCGATCCAAATCTTCTGCAATTAAACTTGGCAGTGCTAGTTGGTTTGATTTCAAGCACTTTGTGTTTGATAATATCACTATTGTTGATTCTCATAGAGGGATTGGATTCCAGATCCGTGATGGAG GAAATGTAAGTGACATTGTATTCTCAAACATTAATATCAGCACAAGATATTATGACCCGTTATGGTGGGGGAGAGCAGAGCCCATCTATGTCACGAGTTGCCCACGAAACTCAGCCTCAAAGGAGGCTTCAATCTCTGATGTATTTTTCATTAACATCACTGCAAATTCTGAAAATGGCATCTTTCTATCTGGTTCAAAGAGAGGATTGCTTAGAAATTTGAGATTCATCAACATGGACGTTACATATAGAAGGTTCACTAATTATGCTGGTGGGTTATTGGACTACAGGCCAGGATGCCAAGAGTTAGTTAAACACAGGACTGCGGGCATAATGATGGAGCACATTGAAGGGCTTGAGGTTAAAAATGTTGAAATTAGATGGTCAAACAATCAACTAGAGCAGTGGAATAATCCTTTAGAGTTCAAACCATCTACTGTGAATAACATATCTTTCCTGAATTTTAGTTCTGGTTTCTATACAGATAGCAAATCAAATTATTAA
- the LOC137814088 gene encoding uncharacterized protein isoform X1, with the protein MPSSEGSSSVVGSSLTRGASQASDGPTYDWVDPAVLRIPSKIKSSDKLDEFLAVHKNFLTPDCPAEAFYVDICGITDRVCHGRENSPHDFFFVYSTLFSHLYVSFPFDDFTMNILRILNVAPTQLHPNSWAILQAFRVICQIFGLTPTPESFLYYYNTHPSHPVGWLSLSSRPGNVRFAAFTSSYKNFKDYYFKVFVEPNGRDLFYNADGTTKFPFHWTEKPATLENRFWESLSPIDQEILMIINQLPCRLPTRELIGLYGSSKQWADLNDILVTMDPSLSKFMNSLKRQAKKSKVAAIAGVKPKSPIAVIGEEPTETAIVAPVANKKRGRPTKVPRIEAGSSSGGKPISMLGVGIRVAPTMQFDLRPEDEGILAAVPTLDLITEMVELQCRAAVVSHAIGEELKRAESVVIPKLKRKLDDSATSLKRALKSVEECQREREKDIRLAKEEQEALKTALAEMTTERNLLKREKDGLMVEKESLTAEIEQCQSFMLRVSEESFNQGVRQVAFFHGVPTDDDRYDPGMDVVDGRLVPLGGEEGEEAEGAEDERQNREEIVSEAPQQDEAIEIV; encoded by the exons ATGCCTTCTTCAGAGGGGTCTTCTAGTGTTGTGGGTTCGTCTTTGACTCGCGGTGCGAGTCAGGCATCGGATGGCCCAACGTATGACTGGGTCGATCCTGCCGTCCTTAGGATTCCTAGTAAAATAAAGTCCTCTGATAAATTAGATGAATTTCTTGCTGTCCATAAAAACTTTTTAACACCAGATTGTCCGGCAGAGGCGTTCTATGTCGATATATGCGGTATCACCGACCGTGTGTGTCACGGCCGGGAAAATTCTCCGCATGACTTTTTCTTCGTGTATAGCACTTTATTTTCTCATTTGTACGTATCTTTCCCCTTTGATGATTTTACCATGAATATCCTTCGGATACTTAATGTTGCACCAACCCAACTACATCCGAACTCGTGGGCCATTTTACAAGCCTTCCGGGTTATCTGTCAAATTTTTGGCCTTACGCCGACTCCTGAGTCCTTCTTGTACTACTATAATACTCATCCCAGCCATCCTGTGGGTTGGTTATCCCTATCCAGTCGTCCGGGTAATGTGCGTTTTGCTGCGTTTACCTCCTCttacaaaaatttcaaagactattattttaaagtttttgtgGAGCCGAACGGCCGAGATCTTTTCTATAATGCTGATGGGACTACCAAATTTCCCTTTCATTGGACCGAGAAACCTGCCACGCTTGAAAATCGATTTTGGGAATCTTTATCCCCTATTGATCAGGAGATTTTGATGATTATAAACCAATTGCCGTGTAGACTTCCCACTCGGGAACTGATAGGTCTTTATGGATCGTCCAAGCAATGGGCAGATCTGAACG aTATTCTCGTAACAATGGATCCAAGTTTGAGTAAGTTCATGAACAGCTTGAAAAGACAAGCGAAGAAGAGCAAGGTTGCTGCTATTGCTGGTGTGAAACCGAAATCCCCAATTGCTGTCATCGGGGAGGAGCCGACCGAGACTGCTATTGTTGCTCCAGTTGCGAATAAGAAGAGGGGCCGTCCGACCAAGGTGCCGAGAATCGAGGCGGGCTCTTCTTCTGGAGGCAAACCCATCAGCATGTTGGGAGTTGGGATACGAGTTGCCCCCACCATGCAATTTGATCTGCGACCAGAGGACGAGGGGATCTTGGCTGCCGTCCCGACTTTGGACCTTATTACAGAAATGGTAGAACTTCAGTGTCGGGCAGCGGTTGTAAGCCATGCTATTGGTGAGGAGTTGAAGAGGGCTGAGTCGGTCGTGATTCCAAAGTTAAAGCGGAAGCTTGACGACTCGGCCACTTCTTTGAAGAGAGCCTTGAAGTCTGTTGAAGAATGCCAAAGGGAGAGGGAGAAAGATATCCGGCTTGCGAAGGAAGAGCAAGAAGCATTGAAAACCGCTTTGGCTGAAATGACGACCGAACGAAATCttttaaagagagaaaaagatggTCTGATGGTTGAAAAGGAGTCTTTGACCGCCGAAATCGAACAATGCCAAAGTTTTATGCTGCGTGTAAGTGAAGAGAGTTTTAATCAGGGCGTTCGTCAGGTAGCTTTCTTCCATGGTGTGCCGACTGATGATGACCGCTACGACCCGGGTATGGATGTGGTGGATGGCCGCCTAGTACCTCTTGGGGGCGAAGAGGGTGAGGAGGCAGAAGGGGCGGAGGACGAACGTCAGAATCGTGAAGAAATTGTGTCGGAGGCTCCGCAGCAGGATGAAGCCATCGAGATAGTATAA
- the LOC137814088 gene encoding uncharacterized protein isoform X2 yields MVLDERRDFASPINSASFVELRVFRFSCSEFHVACFVCQVLSLLPVSSSIQDILVTMDPSLSKFMNSLKRQAKKSKVAAIAGVKPKSPIAVIGEEPTETAIVAPVANKKRGRPTKVPRIEAGSSSGGKPISMLGVGIRVAPTMQFDLRPEDEGILAAVPTLDLITEMVELQCRAAVVSHAIGEELKRAESVVIPKLKRKLDDSATSLKRALKSVEECQREREKDIRLAKEEQEALKTALAEMTTERNLLKREKDGLMVEKESLTAEIEQCQSFMLRVSEESFNQGVRQVAFFHGVPTDDDRYDPGMDVVDGRLVPLGGEEGEEAEGAEDERQNREEIVSEAPQQDEAIEIV; encoded by the exons ATGGTGCTAGACGAACGTAGGGATTTTGCTTCTCCTATAAATAGTGCTTCATTTGTGGAGTTGAGGGTTTTCCGTTTCTCTTGCTCTGAGTTTCACGTCGCTTGCTTCGTTTGCCAGGTGCTGAGTTTGTTGCCGGTGTCTTCTTCGATTCAAG aTATTCTCGTAACAATGGATCCAAGTTTGAGTAAGTTCATGAACAGCTTGAAAAGACAAGCGAAGAAGAGCAAGGTTGCTGCTATTGCTGGTGTGAAACCGAAATCCCCAATTGCTGTCATCGGGGAGGAGCCGACCGAGACTGCTATTGTTGCTCCAGTTGCGAATAAGAAGAGGGGCCGTCCGACCAAGGTGCCGAGAATCGAGGCGGGCTCTTCTTCTGGAGGCAAACCCATCAGCATGTTGGGAGTTGGGATACGAGTTGCCCCCACCATGCAATTTGATCTGCGACCAGAGGACGAGGGGATCTTGGCTGCCGTCCCGACTTTGGACCTTATTACAGAAATGGTAGAACTTCAGTGTCGGGCAGCGGTTGTAAGCCATGCTATTGGTGAGGAGTTGAAGAGGGCTGAGTCGGTCGTGATTCCAAAGTTAAAGCGGAAGCTTGACGACTCGGCCACTTCTTTGAAGAGAGCCTTGAAGTCTGTTGAAGAATGCCAAAGGGAGAGGGAGAAAGATATCCGGCTTGCGAAGGAAGAGCAAGAAGCATTGAAAACCGCTTTGGCTGAAATGACGACCGAACGAAATCttttaaagagagaaaaagatggTCTGATGGTTGAAAAGGAGTCTTTGACCGCCGAAATCGAACAATGCCAAAGTTTTATGCTGCGTGTAAGTGAAGAGAGTTTTAATCAGGGCGTTCGTCAGGTAGCTTTCTTCCATGGTGTGCCGACTGATGATGACCGCTACGACCCGGGTATGGATGTGGTGGATGGCCGCCTAGTACCTCTTGGGGGCGAAGAGGGTGAGGAGGCAGAAGGGGCGGAGGACGAACGTCAGAATCGTGAAGAAATTGTGTCGGAGGCTCCGCAGCAGGATGAAGCCATCGAGATAGTATAA
- the LOC137814090 gene encoding ribosome biogenesis protein BRX1 homolog 1-like isoform X6: MGKKRKHGESSELVAQPKKEDTAPERPTRTLLGWKDKSLVTDEVDDSNVGSPIFRNKEKVLVTCSRRISYRYRHLMLNLVSLLPHCKKDNKVESKETKGTTLNELVELKSCSSCLFFECRKQKDLYLWMAKCPNGPSVKILVSAVHTMEELKLTGNHLKGSRPLLTFSANFEKDAHWKLLKEMLLQIFEIPKDHRKAKPFHDHVFVFSIADDHIWFRNYQISTHHNEADKLPRGGLDKMTLIEVGPRFCLNPIKIFGGSFGGPTLYENPFYVSPNQVRALEKKKKAGKFAKKVKAKTRRKMHEMSNPLEPDEFADMWKD, encoded by the exons ATGGGGAAGAAGAGAAAGCACGGTGAGAGTAGTGAACTTGTTGCACAGCCCAAAAAGGAAGATACTGCTCCAGAGAGACCAACGAGGACCCTTTTGGGTTGGAAGGATAAGAGTCTAGTCACTGATGAAGTCGACGACAGCAACGTTGGTTCACCAATATTCAGGAACAAAGAGAAGGTTTTGGTCACTTGCTCTAGGCGCATCAGTTACAG GTACCGGCATTTGATGTTGAACTTGGTGTCACTTTTGCCGCATTGCAAGAAGGATAACAAGGTTGAATCAAAGGAAACTAAAGGCACCACCCTGAACGAGCTTGTTGAGCTCAAAAGTTGCTCCTCGTGTTTATTTTTTGag TGCAGGAAGCAAAAAGATCTTTATCTCTGGATGGCCAAATGCCCCAATGGCCCATCTGTAAAAATTTTAGTTAGTGCGG TGCATACAATGGAGGAGTTGAAGCTAACAGGAAATCACCTAAAAGGTTCCCGTCCTCTTTTGACGTTTTCtgcaaattttgaaaaagatgcACACTGGAAACTGTTAAAGGAGATGTTGTTACAG ATATTCGAAATACCAAAGGACCATAGAAAAGCTAAGCCCTTCCATGatcatgtttttgttttctcaATAGCTGATGACCATATATGGTTCCGTAATTACCAG ATTTCTACTCATCATAATGAAGCAGATAAATTACCAAGGGGAGGCCTTGATAAAATGACATTGATTGAG GTCGGTCCACGATTCTGCTTGAACccaattaaaatatttggtgGCAGTTTTGGAGGCCCAACATTATATGAGAACCCATTCTATGTATCTCCAAATCAG GTTCGAGCTttggagaaaaagaagaaggctGGAAAGTTTGCGAAGAAGGTCAAAGCAAAGACAAGGAGGAAAATGCATGAGATGTCTAATCCTCTGGAGCCTGATGAGTTTGCAGATATGTGGAAAGATTGA
- the LOC137814091 gene encoding uncharacterized protein isoform X2 translates to MNNQLIFLLFFLLTQSLLATSSPPNPILITLSVADFGAAGDASSYDTEPIQSAINSCPEGGPCHVIFPAPGKYLTATVFLKSGVVLVVEPGATILGGSRLEDYPKESLRWYVAVAENATDVGIRGGGVVDGQASKFVVREDPRKNVMVSWNQTGACLGDECRPRLIGFIGCNNVEVSNITLNHPAYWCLHLVRSNNISIKDIAINGDFNIPNNDGIDIEDSNNTVITRCHIDTGDDAICPKSYTGPVHNLTVTDCWIRSKSSAIKLGSASWFDFKHFVFDNITIVDSHRGIGFQIRDGGMAKEDSEQQKQSDQESHFICCE, encoded by the exons ATGAACAACCAACTCATCTTCCTTCTATTCTTCCTTCTCACCCAATCTCTTCTCGCCACCTCATCACCTCCAAACCCGATCTTAATCACGCTCTCCGTCGCCGACTTCGGCGCCGCCGGTGACGCCAGCAGCTACGACACCGAACCTATCCAGTCGGCCATCAACTCCTGTCCGGAGGGCGGTCCCTGCCACGTCATCTTCCCGGCGCCGGGAAAATACCTGACGGCCACCGTATTCCTGAAATCCGGCGTGGTGCTGGTCGTGGAGCCTGGTGCCACCATCCTGGGCGGCTCCAGGCTGGAGGACTACCCGAAGGAGTCGTTGCGGTGGTACGTGGCGGTGGCGGAGAATGCGACGGACGTGGGAATCCGCGGCGGTGGAGTGGTGGATGGTCAGGCTTCTAAATTCGTAGTGAGGGAAGATCCGAGGAAGAACGTGATGGTTAGTTGGAACCAAACTGGGGCTTGCTTAGGAGACGAATGCAGACCTAGACTCATTGGATTCATTGGTTGCAACAATGTTGAAGTTTCTAACATCACTCTTAACCATCCTGCTTATTGGTG TTTACACTTGGTGCGGAGTAATAACATATCCATTAAAGATATTGCAATTAATGGGGACTTCAACATACCAAACAATGATGGGATTGACATTGAGGACTCAAACAACACAGTAATCACTCGATGCCACATCGATACTGGGGATGATGCAATCTGTCCAAAGTCATACACAGGTCCTGTTCACAACCTTACAGTCACTGACTGTTGGATTCGATCCAAATCTTCTGCAATTAAACTTGGCAGTGCTAGTTGGTTTGATTTCAAGCACTTTGTGTTTGATAATATCACTATTGTTGATTCTCATAGAGGGATTGGATTCCAGATCCGTGATGGAG gtaTGGCGAAAGAAGATTCAGAACAACAAAAACAATCCGATCAAGAGAGccattttatttgttgtgaatAG